The following proteins are co-located in the Gorilla gorilla gorilla isolate KB3781 chromosome 7, NHGRI_mGorGor1-v2.1_pri, whole genome shotgun sequence genome:
- the PYCR3 gene encoding pyrroline-5-carboxylate reductase 3, which produces MGGERSGVRGNKMAAAEPSPRRVGFVGAGRMAGAIAQGLIRAGKVEAQHILASAPTDRNLCHFQALGCRTTHSNQEVLQSCLLVIFATKPHVLPAVLAEVAPVVTTEHILVSVAAGVSLSTLEELLPPNTRVLRVLPNLPCVVQEGAIVMARGRHVGSSETRLLQHLLEACGRCEEVPEAYVDIHTGLSGSGVAFVCAFSEALAEGAVKMGMPSSLAHRIAAQTLLGTAKMLLHEGQHPAQLRSDVCTPGGTTIYGLHALEQGGLRAATMSAVEAATCRAKELSRK; this is translated from the exons ATGGGCGGTGAGCGCAGCGGCGTCCGAGGCAACAAGATGGCGGCTGCGGAGCCGTCTCCGCGGCGCGTGGGCTTCGTGGGCGCGGGCCGCATGGCGGGGGCCATCGCGCAGGGCCTCATCAGAGCAG gaAAAGTGGAAGCTCAGCACATACTGGCCAGTGCACCAACAGACAGGAACCTATGTCACTTTCAA GCTCTGGGTTGCCGGACCACGCACTCCAACCAGGAGGTGCTGCAGAGCTGCCTGCTCGTCATCTTTGCCACCAAGCCCCATGTCCTGCCAGCTGTCCTGGCAGAGGTGGCTCCTGTGGTCACCACTGAACACATCTTGGTGTCCGTGGCTGCTGGGGTGTCTCTGAGCACCCTGGAGGAG CTGCTGCCCCCAAACACACGGGTGCTGCGGGTCTTGCCCAACCTGCCCTGTGTGGTCCAGGAGGGGGCCATTGTGATGGCGCGGGGCCGCCACGTGGGGAGCAGCGAGACCAGGCTCCTGCAGCATCTGCTGGAGGCCTGTGGGCGGTGTGAGGAGGTGCCTGAAGCCTACGTCGACATCCACACTGGCCTTAGTGGCAGTGGTGTGGCCTTT gtgtgtgcattCTCCGAGGCCCTGGCTGAGGGAGCCGTCAAGATGGGCATGCCCAGCAGCCTGGCCCACCGCATCGCTGCCCAGACCCTGCTG GGGACGGCCAAGATGCTGCTGCACGAGGGCCAACACCCAGCCCAGCTGCGCTCAGACGTGTGCACCCCGGGTGGCACCACCATCTATGGACTCCACGCCCTGGAGCAGGGCGGGCTGCGAGCAGCCACCATGAGCGCCGTGGAGGCTGCCACCTGCCGGGCCAAGGAGCTCAGCAGAAAGTAG
- the TIGD5 gene encoding tigger transposable element-derived protein 5 — MRRPARRRGAGPGRARSARVRPPSCGTKGRDPRGPAPECPAPSGWACGSRDPRGPGPPAAAMYPAGPPAGPVPRRARRPLPGPPAPSPAPVPAARPPPPAPGPRPRVAVKMAFRKAYSIKDKLQAIERVKGGERQASVCRDFGVPGGTLRGWLKDEPKLRWFLEQLGGEVGTQRKKMRLANEEEIDRAVYAWFLALRQHGVPLSGPLIQAQAEAFARQIYGPECTFKASHGWFWRWQKRHGISSQRFYGEAGPPAPGPAPGPPVKEEPALPSGAGPLPDRAPAPPPPAEGGYGDEQIYSASVTGLYWKLLPEQAAPPGAGDPGAGSCGRRWRGDRVTVLLAANLTGSHKLKPLVIGRLPDPPSLRHHNQDKFPASYRYSPDAWLSRPLLRGWFFEEFVPGVKRYLRRSCLQQKAVLLVAHPPCPSPAASMPALEDSEDAPVRCRPEPLGPPEELQTPDGAVRVLFLSKGSSRAHIPAPLEQGVVAAFKQLYKRELLRLAVSCASGSPLDFMRSFMLKDMLYLAGLSWDLVQAGSIERCWLLGLRAAFEPRPGEDSAGQPAQAEEAAEHSRVLSDLTHLAALAYKCLAPEEVAEWLHLDDDGGPPEGCREEVGPALPPAAPPAPASLPSAIGGGEDEEEATEYGGTSVPTAGEAVRGLETALRWLENQDPREVGPLRLVQLRSLISMARRLGGIGHTPAGPYDGV, encoded by the coding sequence ATGAGGCGGCCAGCGCGCAGGCGCGGGGCGGGGCCAGGCCGGGCTAGGTCAGCGCGCGTGCGCCCGCCAAGCTGCGGGACAAAGGGGAGGGACCCGCGCGGCCCCGCCCCCGAGTGCCCCGCCCCGAGCGGCTGGGCGTGTGGCTCCCGCGACCCGCGCGGCCCGGGTCCCCCCGCCGCAGCCATGTACCCCGCGGGCCCCCCGGCCGGCCCGGTACCGCGCCGCGCCCGCCGTCCCCTGCCCGGGCCCCCCGCGCCCTCCCCAGCCCCCGTCCCCGCTGCACGGCCGCCGCCCCCCGCGCCCGGGCCGCGGCCCCGCGTGGCCGTGAAGATGGCCTTCCGCAAGGCCTACTCCATCAAGGACAAGCTGCAGGCCATCGAGCGCGTCAAGGGCGGCGAGCGGCAGGCCAGTGTGTGCCGCGACTTCGGCGTGCCGGGCGGGACGCTACGCGGCTGGCTCAAGGACGAGCCCAAGCTGCGCTGGTTCCTGGAGCAGCTGGGCGGTGAGGTGGGCACTCAGCGCAAGAAGATGCGGCTGGCCAACGAGGAGGAGATCGACCGCGCCGTGTACGCCTGGTTCCTGGCGCTGCGCCAGCACGGGGTGCCGCTGTCTGGCCCGCTCATCCAGGCGCAGGCCGAGGCCTTCGCGCGCCAGATCTACGGGCCCGAGTGCACCTTCAAGGCCAGCCACGGCTGGTTCTGGCGCTGGCAGAAGCGCCACGGCATCTCCAGCCAGCGCTTCTACGGCGAGGCCGGGCCCCCAGCCCCGGGCCCCGCGCCCGGCCCGCCCGTCAAGGAGGAGCCCGCGCTGCCCTCCGGCGCCGGCCCCCTGCCCGACCGCGCCCCGGCCCCGCCGCCCCCGGCCGAGGGCGGCTACGGGGACGAGCAGATTTACAGCGCCAGCGTCACCGGCCTCTACTGGAAGCTGCTTCCGGAGCAGGCTGCGCCCCCGGGCGCAGGGGACCCCGGGGCGGGGAGCTGTGGCCGGCGCTGGCGGGGCGACCGCGTAACAGTGCTGCTGGCCGCCAACCTGACCGGCAGCCACAAGCTGAAGCCGCTGGTCATCGGGCGGCTGCCGGACCCGCCCAGCCTGCGCCACCACAACCAGGACAAGTTCCCGGCCTCCTACCGCTACAGCCCCGACGCCTGGCTCAGCCGCCCGCTGCTGCGGGGCTGGTTCTTTGAGGAATTTGTCCCAGGCGTCAAACGCTACCTGCGCCGAAGCTGCCTGCAGCAGAAGGCCGTGCTGCTGGTGGCCCACCCGCCCTGCCCAAGCCCAGCTGCCAGTATGCCCGCCCTGGAGGACAGCGAGGATGCCCCCGTGCGGTGCAGGCCGGAGCCCCTCGGTCCCCCGGAGGAGCTGCAGACACCGGATGGCGCTGTGCGGGTGCTGTTCCTGTCCAAAGGCAGCAGCCGGGCACATATCCCCGCACCGCTGGAGCAGGGCGTGGTGGCCGCCTTCAAACAGCTGTACAAGCGCGAGCTGCTGCGACTGGCTGTGTCCTGCGCCAGCGGCTCCCCGCTGGACTTCATGCGCAGCTTCATGCTCAAGGACATGCTCTACCTGGCTGGCCTCTCCTGGGACCTGGTGCAGGCGGGCAGCATTGAGCGCTGTTGGCTGCTGGGCCTGCGGGCCGCCTTCGAGCCCCGGCCCGGCGAGGACAGTGCTGGGCAGCCGGCCCAGGCCGAGGAAGCCGCGGAGCACAGCAGGGTGCTCAGCGACCTCACCCACCTGGCGGCTCTGGCCTACAAGTGCCTGGCTCCGGAGGAGGTTGCGGAGTGGCTGCACCTGGACGATGATGGGGGTCCGCCCGAGGGCTGCAGGGAGGAGGtgggcccagccctgccccctgCAGCGCCTCCGGCCCCAGCCAGTCTGCCCTCTGCCATTGGGGGCGGAGAGGACGAGGAGGAGGCCACCGAGTATGGAGGGACCTCAGTGCCGACTGCCGGGGAGGCCGTGCGAGGGCTAGAAACAGCTCTGCGGTGGCTGGAGAACCAGGACCCCAGAGAGGTGGGGCCACTGAGGCTGGTGCAGTTGCGCTCACTCATCAGCATGGCCCGGAGGCTGGGGGGCATCGGGCATACCCCAGCAGGCCCATATGACGGTGTGTGA